From Chryseobacterium shandongense, the proteins below share one genomic window:
- a CDS encoding DNA polymerase III subunit, which translates to MNWENIAGQENLKKLLRESIAENRVSHAQLFVGKEGYGTLPMALAYAKEILSSENEHAASKVEHLNHLDLHFSFPVFTDNRNSLSKNKFEEFREMIINSPYSSYDDWTAFLESENKQLFISTDEIDDQNQKFSLKSFEGGTKILIVWRADKMNVAAANKFLKFLEEPPAKTVIILTAETTDDILPTILSRTQIVEIPRINDEDLEAYLKTKFNISHDKIGEIIHQAQGDLNDALKLMQSGNRSDEFEKLFIQWVRDAFMVKKKPEFLKSIIFWAREIAGWNREKQKNFLNYCSEIFRLALLQNYQSEDLVYKKIDANGFNWLGFSKFISGANIESILEEISTADLHLTRNGNPKIVWTDLGIKLSRYIHKNV; encoded by the coding sequence ATGAATTGGGAGAACATTGCCGGACAGGAAAATCTGAAAAAACTTCTGAGAGAAAGTATCGCCGAAAACAGAGTAAGCCACGCCCAGCTTTTCGTAGGGAAAGAAGGGTATGGAACCTTGCCCATGGCACTAGCTTATGCCAAAGAAATTTTAAGCAGCGAAAACGAACATGCTGCTTCGAAAGTAGAGCATCTCAACCACCTTGATCTTCATTTCAGCTTTCCGGTTTTCACCGATAACAGGAACTCTTTAAGCAAAAATAAATTTGAAGAATTCAGAGAGATGATCATCAATTCTCCTTATTCAAGTTATGATGACTGGACCGCTTTTCTGGAATCTGAAAACAAGCAACTTTTTATTTCTACCGATGAAATTGATGATCAGAACCAGAAATTTTCATTAAAAAGTTTTGAAGGGGGAACGAAAATCCTCATTGTATGGCGAGCCGATAAAATGAATGTGGCTGCAGCCAATAAGTTTTTAAAATTTTTAGAAGAGCCTCCTGCGAAAACTGTAATCATCCTTACTGCAGAAACAACAGACGATATTCTTCCCACTATTCTTTCCAGAACACAGATTGTAGAGATTCCGAGAATCAATGACGAAGATCTGGAAGCATACCTGAAGACAAAATTTAATATTTCTCACGATAAAATAGGGGAGATTATCCATCAGGCACAAGGTGATCTTAATGATGCGCTGAAGCTCATGCAGTCCGGGAACAGAAGCGATGAGTTTGAAAAGCTCTTTATCCAGTGGGTAAGAGATGCATTCATGGTAAAGAAAAAACCGGAGTTCCTGAAAAGCATTATTTTCTGGGCAAGGGAAATTGCCGGCTGGAACCGGGAAAAACAGAAAAATTTTCTCAATTACTGCTCAGAAATTTTCAGGCTGGCCCTTTTGCAGAATTATCAGTCGGAAGATTTGGTGTATAAGAAAATTGATGCTAATGGATTCAACTGGCTCGGGTTTTCAAAATTTATCAGCGGTGCCAACATCGAAAGTATTCTGGAAGAAATAAGTACTGCCGATCTCCACCTTACCAGAAACGGAAATCCTAAAATTGTATGGACTGATTTGGGAATAAAATTATCGCGGTATATTCATAAAAACGTATAA
- a CDS encoding TetR/AcrR family transcriptional regulator gives MISKEENILFAAEKLFAEKGFEGTSTREIAKAANVNISMISYYFGSKEKLYEKLVEYRMSEGQFFSKDILERTDINDWEKIEKIVDQFAGKVRHQKCFYRIMQREQLHTQNPHIVEFLKQTKMGFISMYSKILESGLKKGIFTKNPPIYLLHSTVSGTLFYASNAKEMYKEFLNNTDEEDVFDDTYYTELNTHIKYLLKDLLGYEENK, from the coding sequence ATGATTTCAAAAGAAGAAAATATACTCTTTGCTGCAGAAAAGCTTTTCGCTGAAAAAGGTTTCGAAGGAACTTCCACAAGGGAAATTGCCAAAGCAGCCAATGTAAATATTTCGATGATTTCTTATTATTTCGGGTCGAAAGAAAAGTTGTATGAAAAGCTGGTAGAATACAGGATGAGTGAAGGACAATTTTTTTCAAAAGATATACTGGAAAGAACCGATATCAATGATTGGGAGAAAATTGAAAAGATCGTAGATCAGTTTGCAGGAAAAGTAAGACATCAGAAATGTTTCTACAGAATCATGCAGAGAGAGCAGCTTCACACACAGAATCCTCATATTGTAGAGTTTCTTAAACAGACAAAAATGGGATTTATTTCCATGTACTCAAAAATATTGGAAAGCGGATTGAAAAAGGGCATTTTTACAAAAAATCCGCCTATTTATCTTCTTCATTCCACCGTGAGCGGAACTTTATTTTATGCATCCAATGCCAAAGAAATGTACAAAGAATTCCTGAATAACACAGATGAAGAGGACGTTTTCGACGATACTTATTACACAGAGCTTAATACACATATAAAATACTTATTAAAAGACCTTCTAGGGTATGAAGAAAATAAATAA
- a CDS encoding TolC family protein, translating into MKKINNSVIALALFIGFANANAQEKRTLTLDEAVQLGIQNSKNLKIDAAKIEEATADLLEAKNRQLPELKVSGSYMYLPLKPNINIKLPGVSGDGGPEVHQVAYGSANLSVPIYSGGRIKYGIESAKYLVEASKLNTENDKVAIAYNVAQAYNNLFKANQSIKVLEENLTASQKRDETFLKMENNGIIARNDRLKANLQTSNIELQLLEAKNNYNIANINMDLLLGIPETTEIEVDENYIEEGEDIKTVDYYINTARENRKDLQSLDKQRQAAALGTKAAKAENLPSIAFTGGYVAADIPKFLTIYNAVNVGVGISYNLSNLWKENSSLKQSRAREMQLSATNELLNDNIKLDVNREYQNTDYSKKRIAVFEKSAEQANENYRITKNKYDNGLATMTELLDADAAQIAANVGVINAKADAALAFRKLLQTTGTLTTK; encoded by the coding sequence ATGAAGAAAATAAATAACTCAGTTATTGCACTGGCATTATTCATAGGATTTGCCAATGCAAATGCACAGGAGAAAAGAACGCTCACTCTTGACGAAGCTGTGCAGTTGGGTATTCAGAACAGTAAAAATCTGAAGATTGATGCAGCAAAAATTGAAGAAGCAACAGCAGATCTTCTGGAAGCCAAAAACAGGCAGCTGCCGGAATTGAAAGTTTCAGGAAGTTATATGTATCTTCCGCTAAAACCTAATATCAATATCAAACTTCCGGGAGTTTCCGGAGATGGTGGTCCTGAAGTACATCAGGTAGCTTACGGTTCTGCAAACCTCAGCGTTCCCATCTATAGCGGGGGAAGAATAAAATATGGCATCGAATCTGCAAAATATCTGGTGGAAGCATCAAAATTAAACACCGAAAACGATAAAGTAGCCATTGCGTACAATGTTGCACAGGCTTATAATAATTTGTTTAAAGCCAACCAGTCAATTAAGGTTCTGGAAGAAAATCTTACTGCTTCGCAAAAGAGAGATGAAACTTTCCTGAAAATGGAAAATAACGGAATTATCGCAAGAAACGATAGGTTAAAGGCTAATCTTCAGACTTCTAATATTGAGCTACAGCTGTTGGAAGCCAAAAACAATTATAACATCGCCAACATCAATATGGATCTTTTACTGGGGATTCCGGAAACAACGGAAATTGAGGTGGATGAAAATTACATTGAAGAAGGAGAGGATATAAAAACAGTAGACTATTACATCAATACCGCAAGAGAAAATCGTAAGGATCTTCAATCGCTTGACAAACAGAGACAGGCTGCGGCATTGGGAACGAAAGCCGCCAAAGCGGAAAATCTTCCTTCCATTGCCTTTACAGGCGGATATGTTGCAGCAGATATTCCCAAGTTTTTAACAATTTATAATGCGGTGAATGTAGGAGTCGGAATTTCCTATAATCTATCCAATCTCTGGAAAGAAAACTCTTCACTGAAACAGTCTAGAGCAAGAGAAATGCAGCTTTCGGCAACCAATGAGCTATTAAATGACAATATTAAATTAGACGTCAACAGAGAATATCAAAATACCGATTATTCTAAAAAAAGAATAGCCGTTTTCGAAAAGTCGGCTGAACAGGCCAATGAAAACTACAGAATTACAAAAAACAAATACGACAACGGCCTTGCCACGATGACCGAGCTTCTAGATGCAGATGCAGCTCAGATTGCAGCCAATGTAGGGGTAATCAATGCAAAAGCAGACGCGGCTCTGGCCTTCCGAAAACTATTACAAACTACAGGAACTTTAACAACAAAATAA
- a CDS encoding HlyD family secretion protein: MENNTTQVTDTKKKKSLVFPIILAVVLIGGGIYGYKTYSYGQVHEETDDAQVTSNMAPVISKISGYVTEVKVKDNQFVKKGDTLVILDSRDQKIALEQAEAALATAKSNISNAQASTTATSKNIGSSQAAVTTANAQIEAAKVNVWKTTQDLKRYANLVKDHSITEQQYEQALAAKQTADKQLQVLVDQRNQIAQQTNIASSQTAASSQQISVAGSVAKQREVDVENAKLNLSYTVITAPEDGYVGKVPIQAGQYLQAGSQLFALVKNDQKWVVANFKETQVDKMVEGQKVKIEIDAFPDREFEGVVSSFSPATGATFSILPPDNASGNFVKVVQRLPVKIDFVNLDKEVAKKLRTGMNVKAEVSLK; the protein is encoded by the coding sequence ATGGAAAATAATACTACACAAGTAACTGATACTAAAAAGAAAAAAAGTTTAGTTTTCCCTATTATTTTAGCAGTTGTTTTAATCGGCGGCGGAATCTATGGGTACAAAACTTATTCGTATGGACAGGTGCACGAAGAGACGGATGACGCACAGGTTACTTCCAATATGGCTCCTGTTATTTCAAAAATCTCAGGATATGTAACGGAAGTAAAAGTAAAGGATAACCAGTTTGTAAAAAAAGGAGATACCTTAGTTATTTTAGACAGCAGAGATCAGAAAATAGCGCTTGAGCAGGCAGAAGCAGCTTTGGCTACGGCAAAAAGCAATATTTCCAACGCGCAGGCATCTACTACGGCAACCTCCAAAAATATTGGTTCATCACAGGCGGCTGTTACTACAGCCAATGCACAGATTGAAGCTGCAAAAGTAAATGTCTGGAAAACTACTCAGGATTTAAAAAGATACGCGAATCTTGTAAAAGACCATTCCATTACAGAACAGCAATATGAACAGGCATTGGCAGCGAAACAAACTGCTGACAAACAACTACAGGTTCTTGTAGACCAAAGAAACCAGATTGCACAGCAGACCAATATCGCGTCTTCTCAGACAGCGGCAAGTTCCCAGCAGATCAGTGTTGCAGGTTCTGTCGCTAAGCAAAGAGAAGTAGATGTGGAAAATGCAAAATTAAATCTTTCCTATACAGTAATCACTGCTCCGGAAGACGGATATGTAGGAAAAGTTCCGATTCAGGCAGGACAGTATTTACAGGCTGGTTCACAACTATTTGCTTTGGTTAAAAATGATCAGAAATGGGTGGTGGCCAACTTCAAAGAAACACAGGTTGATAAAATGGTAGAAGGGCAGAAAGTAAAAATTGAAATCGATGCTTTCCCAGACAGGGAATTTGAAGGTGTTGTAAGCTCTTTCTCTCCTGCAACCGGCGCTACCTTCTCTATCCTCCCACCGGATAACGCGAGCGGTAACTTCGTAAAAGTAGTGCAGAGACTTCCTGTAAAAATCGATTTTGTAAATCTTGATAAAGAGGTTGCTAAAAAATTAAGAACAGGAATGAACGTAAAAGCAGAAGTTTCACTGAAATAA